The following proteins come from a genomic window of Gimesia chilikensis:
- a CDS encoding beta-ketoacyl-[acyl-carrier-protein] synthase family protein, translating to MDDQSRIVITGIGLTAPNGNNLEEFRQSLLAGRSGVVDYDIRYMGHVLAGVCDFDELRYQKRKEVRRGTRAGSIAVYCANEAVNQSGLDWENVARDRVGVYLGITEHGNVETENEVYEISQFDYDTKVWSHHHNPRTVANNPAGEVTLNLGITGPHLTLGAACAAGNAGFIQGVQMLRLNEVDLALCGGVSESIHTFGIFASFQSQGALAVNEDPTKACRPFDVNRNGIVVAEGGAVCTLERLPDALARGATIYGEIVGYAMNSDASDFVLPNSSRQAECIRLALNRAGLEPSDIDILSSHATATHQGDIEEAKALASVFGDCPNLAINNTKSFIGHAMGAAGALELLGNLPAFDDGIAHATLNLDDLDPECKLSQIVANEPRQMEQVECILNNSFGMLGINSVLIVKKYAT from the coding sequence ATGGATGATCAAAGCCGGATTGTCATTACCGGAATTGGCCTGACAGCTCCGAATGGCAATAACCTGGAGGAATTTCGGCAAAGTCTGCTGGCAGGACGTTCGGGTGTTGTAGATTATGACATTCGTTACATGGGGCATGTCCTCGCGGGTGTCTGTGATTTCGATGAACTGCGCTACCAGAAACGCAAAGAAGTCCGCCGGGGAACGCGTGCGGGCTCTATTGCTGTCTACTGTGCGAACGAAGCCGTCAATCAGTCCGGCCTCGACTGGGAAAATGTCGCCCGCGACCGTGTGGGCGTTTATCTCGGCATTACCGAACATGGCAACGTTGAGACCGAGAACGAAGTCTACGAAATTTCGCAGTTCGATTACGATACAAAAGTCTGGTCGCACCACCATAATCCCCGCACCGTGGCGAATAACCCGGCGGGGGAAGTCACCCTGAATCTGGGTATCACCGGCCCGCACCTCACGCTCGGCGCCGCCTGTGCTGCCGGGAACGCTGGATTTATTCAGGGCGTGCAGATGCTGCGACTGAATGAAGTCGATCTGGCCCTGTGTGGTGGTGTTTCTGAGAGTATTCACACGTTTGGAATCTTCGCCAGCTTCCAGAGCCAGGGCGCTCTGGCCGTCAATGAAGATCCGACCAAAGCCTGTCGTCCATTCGACGTAAACCGGAATGGAATCGTCGTCGCCGAAGGGGGCGCGGTTTGTACTTTGGAACGTCTTCCCGACGCATTGGCACGTGGAGCTACCATTTACGGGGAAATCGTCGGCTACGCGATGAATTCCGATGCCAGCGATTTCGTGCTGCCCAACTCCTCGCGTCAGGCGGAATGTATTCGGCTGGCCCTCAATCGGGCGGGACTGGAACCCTCCGATATTGATATTCTGAGCAGTCATGCCACCGCCACCCACCAGGGAGATATCGAGGAAGCCAAGGCACTCGCTTCCGTGTTTGGAGATTGCCCCAATCTGGCGATTAACAACACCAAGAGCTTTATCGGCCATGCGATGGGCGCTGCGGGTGCTCTGGAACTGCTGGGGAACCTGCCCGCCTTTGACGATGGCATCGCGCATGCGACTTTGAATCTGGATGACCTTGATCCGGAGTGTAAGCTGTCGCAGATCGTAGCCAACGAACCACGGCAGATGGAACAGGTTGAATGCATTCTGAATAACTCCTTCGGGATGCTGGGAATCAATTCGGTTCTGATCGTGAAAAAGTACGCTACCTGA
- a CDS encoding LamG-like jellyroll fold domain-containing protein: MNSSPSSDNRTVQLIDALLQETISESEQMELEQILKEDADQRQLYIDYLQVHSGLASWAAETRDADPWVPQHMETRTDSQWNASRFVLLLISSVVAATLLLSLSYYAGWSIGSGQESHIVNVPETKSSEASPGASEPQTDHIALLTQAVGVEWETPRDLQAGAGLSAGWLKLKSGTIQVEMISGASVLIEGPAAIKLISPLKAFCEYGKVRASVPEQAQGFSVATSRLNVVDLGTEFTLSLDETGNGQVQVIDGKVELHAANQQQSAPPLQSLTTGEGVNFDAQGTFNELQEAIRPLIDLEELSQLAARQQEQQFSHWREQNQRLKNDPSLLAYYDFEEPSNWVRTLKNKARQPLSSATDGAIVGCQWTSGRWPDKQGLEFKRTSDRVRLQIPGEYQSLTFTAWVRIEGFDRWLSSLMLTDGFKPGNPHWQLSDKGEIILGVNTGEVKNFFSPVVLQPTDLGRWIFVVTVYDHQKQEVVHYLDGTPVSHHKIEKPVPLVIGPAEIGNWRPQNHSGAHSIRSLNGRLDEFALFGRALSADEISRLYQAGKPGS; the protein is encoded by the coding sequence ATGAATTCATCCCCTTCTTCCGACAATCGAACCGTTCAGCTGATCGATGCCCTGCTCCAGGAAACCATCAGTGAGTCCGAGCAGATGGAGCTGGAGCAGATTCTCAAAGAGGATGCCGACCAGCGTCAGCTCTACATTGACTATCTGCAGGTGCATTCCGGCCTGGCCAGTTGGGCCGCCGAGACACGAGACGCTGATCCGTGGGTCCCACAGCATATGGAGACGCGAACTGACTCCCAGTGGAATGCCTCTCGATTTGTCCTGTTACTAATCTCCTCTGTCGTCGCGGCAACCCTTCTGCTGTCGCTCTCCTATTACGCCGGCTGGAGCATTGGATCTGGACAAGAGTCACACATCGTGAATGTCCCGGAAACGAAATCTTCTGAAGCCTCTCCTGGTGCCAGTGAACCGCAAACCGATCACATCGCTCTGCTCACCCAGGCTGTGGGCGTTGAGTGGGAAACACCTCGCGATCTCCAGGCCGGTGCCGGTCTGTCGGCCGGCTGGTTGAAACTGAAAAGCGGTACGATACAGGTCGAGATGATCAGCGGCGCCTCGGTGCTCATCGAAGGTCCCGCAGCGATCAAGCTGATCTCCCCCCTTAAAGCCTTCTGTGAATACGGAAAGGTGCGTGCCTCTGTTCCGGAACAGGCCCAGGGCTTTTCCGTCGCTACCTCCCGACTGAACGTGGTCGATCTGGGTACGGAATTCACCCTCTCCCTGGATGAAACCGGGAACGGACAGGTGCAGGTCATCGATGGCAAGGTCGAACTGCACGCTGCTAACCAGCAGCAAAGTGCTCCACCGCTGCAGAGCCTGACAACCGGAGAAGGAGTCAACTTCGATGCCCAGGGAACGTTCAACGAGTTACAGGAAGCAATCCGACCGCTGATCGACCTGGAAGAACTTTCTCAACTGGCGGCCCGTCAGCAGGAACAGCAGTTCTCACACTGGCGTGAGCAAAACCAGCGTCTCAAGAACGATCCGAGTCTGCTCGCCTATTATGACTTTGAAGAACCATCGAACTGGGTCAGGACACTGAAGAACAAAGCCCGGCAGCCATTGTCCTCTGCGACGGACGGCGCGATTGTCGGCTGTCAGTGGACTTCAGGTCGCTGGCCCGATAAACAGGGACTCGAATTCAAACGAACCAGCGACCGTGTACGCCTGCAGATTCCGGGGGAATACCAGTCCCTCACATTTACGGCCTGGGTTCGCATCGAGGGCTTCGACCGCTGGTTGAGCTCCCTGATGCTGACGGATGGCTTCAAACCCGGAAATCCCCACTGGCAGCTAAGTGACAAAGGGGAGATCATCCTCGGCGTGAATACCGGCGAGGTGAAGAACTTTTTCTCCCCCGTTGTCCTGCAGCCCACCGATTTGGGCCGCTGGATTTTCGTGGTCACCGTTTACGATCATCAGAAGCAGGAAGTCGTGCATTATCTGGACGGCACTCCCGTCAGCCACCATAAAATAGAGAAGCCGGTCCCGCTGGTCATTGGACCTGCGGAAATCGGAAACTGGCGTCCTCAGAATCACTCGGGTGCACACAGCATCCGCAGTCTGAATGGGCGCCTGGATGAGTTTGCCCTGTTTGGTCGGGCACTTTCCGCAGACGAGATTTCCAGACTGTACCAGGCCGGAAAACCAGGTTCGTAA
- a CDS encoding acyl carrier protein, with translation MAPEQIRSVILDILARIAPDEDLSELDDSVPFRDQMELDSMDFLDIVMELRKLYRVQIPEEDYGELVTMDSTVTYLTPLLKDAESTV, from the coding sequence ATGGCGCCGGAACAAATCAGATCGGTTATCTTGGATATCTTGGCTCGAATTGCTCCCGATGAAGATCTTTCGGAACTCGATGATAGCGTTCCTTTTCGGGATCAGATGGAACTGGACAGCATGGACTTTCTGGATATCGTCATGGAGCTGCGAAAGCTCTATCGCGTGCAGATTCCGGAAGAAGACTACGGCGAACTGGTAACCATGGACAGCACCGTGACCTACCTGACTCCCCTCCTGAAGGATGCTGAAAGCACCGTCTGA
- a CDS encoding phytoene desaturase family protein, translated as MTYDSIIIGAGLSGLAAGIRLAYYGKQVCILERHTTIGGLNSFYRLRGRNHDVGLHAVTNYSPPGGKRGPLNKILRQLRFQWDDFDLSPQCGSSVVFPGHTLRFNNQFDYFEAQIAEQFPSQIDGFRRLVADIDSHNIGDLGQTWISARKRMAEQISDPLLINMLLCPLMFYGSPSEHDMDFNQFVIMFRSIYQEGFARPYKGVRLILKNLVRKFKELGGELKLRAGVQQLLTDGQHVNGVMLDDGQILQAKNVLSSAGSAETLKLCGADVTTDDRFTPGEISFVETISVLDQQPAEFGHEETIVFYNESEDFYYEQSKDPVDVRSGIICSPNNFEYDQPLEEGSIRITALANPDYWMNLPEDKYVAEKKYWYDQILESSMRYIPDFRPHVIDVDTFTPRTIKKFTGHINGCVYGAPQKILDGTTSFDNLFLCGTDQGFLGIIGSMLSGISIANLHLLNAK; from the coding sequence ATGACCTACGATTCGATTATTATTGGTGCCGGCCTTTCCGGGCTGGCTGCAGGAATCCGACTGGCGTACTATGGGAAGCAGGTGTGCATCCTCGAACGGCACACCACCATTGGCGGATTGAACTCCTTCTATCGCCTGCGCGGTCGCAATCATGATGTCGGTCTGCACGCCGTCACCAACTATTCGCCCCCAGGCGGAAAACGGGGCCCCCTGAATAAGATTCTCAGGCAGCTCCGTTTTCAGTGGGACGATTTCGACCTCAGCCCCCAATGTGGCTCTTCGGTCGTCTTCCCCGGTCATACTCTGCGGTTCAATAATCAGTTCGATTATTTCGAAGCCCAGATCGCCGAACAGTTTCCCAGTCAGATCGACGGCTTCCGGCGACTCGTTGCGGATATCGACTCTCACAACATCGGCGATCTCGGACAGACCTGGATCTCGGCCCGCAAACGTATGGCCGAACAGATTTCCGATCCGCTGCTGATCAACATGCTGCTCTGCCCGCTGATGTTTTACGGCAGCCCCTCCGAACACGATATGGACTTCAACCAGTTCGTGATCATGTTCCGCAGCATCTATCAGGAAGGTTTTGCCCGCCCCTACAAAGGCGTGCGGCTGATTCTTAAAAACCTGGTCCGCAAATTCAAAGAGCTCGGCGGTGAACTCAAGCTGCGTGCCGGCGTTCAGCAATTGCTCACCGACGGTCAGCATGTGAATGGCGTCATGCTCGATGACGGGCAGATCCTCCAGGCTAAAAACGTGCTTTCCTCGGCCGGATCCGCGGAAACACTCAAGCTCTGTGGCGCTGATGTCACAACAGATGATCGTTTTACGCCGGGTGAAATTTCGTTTGTCGAAACAATCTCCGTGCTCGATCAACAGCCTGCGGAATTCGGACACGAAGAAACCATTGTCTTCTACAATGAATCGGAAGACTTCTATTACGAGCAGTCCAAAGATCCGGTTGACGTTCGCAGCGGCATTATCTGCTCGCCTAATAATTTCGAGTACGATCAGCCGCTCGAAGAAGGCTCGATCCGCATCACGGCTCTCGCGAATCCCGATTACTGGATGAATCTCCCCGAAGACAAGTACGTCGCCGAGAAGAAATACTGGTACGATCAGATTCTCGAGTCCTCGATGCGATACATCCCTGACTTCCGCCCGCACGTTATCGATGTGGACACGTTCACACCCCGCACCATTAAAAAATTCACCGGGCATATCAACGGCTGTGTGTACGGGGCGCCACAGAAAATCCTGGATGGTACCACTTCTTTCGACAACCTCTTTCTGTGTGGCACCGATCAGGGCTTCCTCGGCATCATCGGTTCGATGCTCTCCGGGATCAGCATTGCTAACCTGCACCTGCTGAACGCGAAGTGA
- a CDS encoding DUF1549 domain-containing protein, with the protein MRNFTIALMLLIASLSSSVLTAAEKKPVLSADHAKQMQQGLELFKKEVRPLLAAKCLKCHGGQSVKGDFDLSTRKKLLDSGMIEKTGKESYLMALVEHREEPYMPLKEKKLSDKEIASLSKWIDLGAPYDKPLATGNKGEAGPLAVTDDDRKFWSFQPLSQPAVPTVKSNDWSRNEIDQFILAAQQPKGLTPNAEVSKRTYIRRAYFDLIGLPPTPAEIEEFLADQSPDAYEKLIDRLLASPRYGERWARHWLDIARFAESHGFEHDYDRNYAYHYRDFVIKALNQDMPYDQFVRWQLAGDEIAPENPLALMATGFLGAGVFPTQITANEVERTRYDALDDMLNTTGLAMLGLSVGCARCHDHKFDPIPTRDYYRMLSTFTTTVRTEIEIDLDPEKYQREKAAFDQAHAPLVKALRDYEANQLNPQFEQWLTQGKVDRSQLDQWIVPEVTSHSSKGKARFEKLEDGSILVSGPNINQDHYTFRLKTSVSPLRSIRLETLTHRSLPHQGPGRAVNGNFSLTAFKVKAKSLNEKEAKSHDLKLTNARATHEQNQTTLSAASAIDGQYGSGWAVDLGGIGKDQAIVFDLEEPLEFTGETELTITMSFTNNVNHSIGHPRFSVSSASAPPVKTGTGSPEQLAQALQLVEQGDQKKLNAGLKQILKRYYREQDSEWVALSGKVEQHLKTEPQPALTKVMICSEGPEIKPVRHHSQGKDFFDVTYYLTRGDTDQKGKVAEQGFLQVLMRNPKQEQKWIEEPPQSATTSYRRTSLANWMTDTNQGAGALMARVMVNRLWQHHMGAGIVSTPNDFGLQGERPTHPELLDFLANQLIKHQWHLKPLHKEIMLSATYRQSTDFDADKAKIDPENKLHWRRTPQRLEGEAIRDSILYVGDRLDTTMYGPGSLKTDNQRRSIYFKIKRSQLIPMMQLFDAPEALVSIGQRSSTTIAPQALLFMNADFIRESAKSFAKRIQQQQPDSMEQAVADAYLIALGRQPTASETAISVEFIKQHEQSYTAEKKAEPRLLALTDFTHALLSTNEFIYPN; encoded by the coding sequence ATGCGAAATTTTACGATCGCGCTCATGTTGTTAATCGCCAGCCTGTCCAGCAGCGTACTGACCGCCGCCGAAAAGAAACCGGTGCTTTCCGCTGACCATGCGAAACAAATGCAGCAGGGACTGGAACTGTTCAAGAAGGAAGTCCGCCCCCTGCTGGCTGCGAAATGCCTGAAATGTCATGGAGGCCAGTCTGTCAAAGGAGACTTCGACCTCTCCACCCGTAAGAAGCTGCTCGACAGCGGTATGATTGAAAAGACCGGCAAAGAGAGCTACCTGATGGCTCTGGTCGAACACCGCGAAGAACCCTACATGCCGCTCAAGGAGAAGAAGCTCAGCGACAAAGAAATTGCCAGCCTCTCGAAATGGATCGACCTGGGCGCGCCCTACGACAAACCGCTGGCTACCGGCAACAAAGGTGAAGCCGGGCCACTCGCGGTAACAGACGATGATCGAAAGTTCTGGTCGTTTCAACCGCTGAGTCAACCTGCCGTCCCGACAGTGAAATCCAACGACTGGTCCCGCAATGAGATCGATCAGTTCATCCTCGCTGCACAGCAACCCAAAGGTTTAACCCCCAACGCAGAGGTCAGCAAACGAACCTATATCCGTCGTGCTTATTTCGACCTGATCGGCCTGCCCCCCACACCTGCGGAAATCGAAGAATTCCTGGCAGACCAGAGTCCCGACGCTTATGAAAAACTGATCGATCGTTTGCTGGCCAGTCCCCGCTACGGGGAACGCTGGGCGCGACACTGGCTCGACATCGCCCGTTTCGCGGAGAGCCATGGCTTCGAACATGACTACGACCGCAACTATGCTTATCACTATCGCGATTTTGTCATCAAAGCCCTCAACCAGGACATGCCTTACGATCAGTTTGTTCGCTGGCAACTGGCGGGGGATGAAATCGCTCCTGAAAATCCACTGGCACTGATGGCGACCGGCTTTCTGGGCGCAGGTGTTTTCCCGACCCAGATCACGGCCAATGAAGTAGAACGCACCCGCTATGACGCGTTGGATGACATGCTCAATACCACCGGTCTGGCCATGCTGGGACTGAGCGTCGGCTGTGCCCGCTGCCATGATCATAAGTTTGACCCCATCCCCACCCGCGATTACTACCGGATGCTCTCGACATTCACCACGACCGTCCGCACCGAGATTGAAATCGATCTCGACCCCGAAAAATATCAGCGAGAGAAGGCCGCCTTTGACCAGGCACACGCTCCACTTGTCAAAGCCTTGCGCGACTACGAAGCCAATCAGCTCAACCCGCAGTTCGAACAGTGGCTCACGCAGGGTAAAGTCGATCGGAGCCAGTTGGATCAGTGGATTGTTCCCGAAGTCACCAGCCATTCATCCAAAGGGAAAGCCCGCTTTGAAAAACTCGAAGATGGCTCGATCCTGGTCAGTGGCCCGAACATCAACCAGGATCACTATACATTCCGTCTAAAAACCAGCGTCAGCCCCCTGCGTTCGATTCGTCTGGAAACATTGACGCATCGCAGCCTGCCCCACCAGGGACCCGGTCGCGCGGTGAACGGCAATTTTTCGCTAACCGCATTTAAGGTCAAAGCCAAATCACTGAACGAGAAAGAGGCGAAGAGCCATGACCTGAAGCTGACCAACGCTCGTGCGACACATGAGCAAAACCAGACCACTCTCTCTGCAGCCAGCGCCATCGATGGACAATACGGATCCGGCTGGGCGGTTGACCTGGGTGGAATCGGCAAGGACCAGGCAATTGTCTTCGACCTGGAAGAGCCGCTGGAGTTCACAGGCGAAACCGAGCTGACAATCACCATGTCATTCACCAACAATGTGAACCACAGCATTGGACACCCGCGGTTTTCGGTCAGCAGCGCGAGTGCTCCTCCTGTCAAAACAGGAACCGGCAGTCCCGAACAGTTGGCCCAGGCCCTGCAGTTGGTAGAGCAGGGAGACCAGAAAAAGCTGAATGCAGGACTGAAACAGATTCTGAAGCGATACTATCGCGAACAGGATTCCGAATGGGTCGCGTTGTCCGGCAAGGTCGAACAGCACCTGAAAACAGAACCACAGCCCGCGTTGACGAAAGTCATGATCTGTAGTGAAGGCCCCGAAATCAAACCGGTTCGGCATCACAGTCAGGGGAAAGATTTCTTCGACGTCACATACTACCTGACGCGAGGTGACACCGATCAAAAGGGGAAAGTCGCCGAACAGGGTTTCCTGCAGGTATTGATGCGAAACCCAAAGCAGGAACAGAAGTGGATTGAAGAACCTCCGCAGTCAGCGACCACCTCGTATCGACGCACCTCACTGGCCAACTGGATGACCGATACCAATCAGGGTGCCGGGGCGTTGATGGCCCGGGTGATGGTGAACCGACTCTGGCAGCATCACATGGGAGCCGGCATCGTCAGCACGCCGAACGACTTCGGTCTGCAGGGAGAACGTCCCACACATCCGGAGTTGCTGGACTTCCTGGCGAACCAGCTCATCAAACACCAGTGGCACCTCAAGCCTTTGCATAAAGAAATCATGCTCAGCGCCACATATCGACAGTCGACCGACTTCGATGCAGACAAAGCAAAGATAGATCCCGAAAACAAGCTGCACTGGCGTCGTACCCCTCAGCGTCTGGAAGGGGAAGCCATTCGTGATTCGATTCTGTATGTCGGCGATCGGCTGGACACAACCATGTACGGCCCCGGTTCACTGAAGACCGACAACCAGCGTCGCAGCATCTATTTCAAAATCAAGCGGAGCCAGCTGATTCCGATGATGCAACTCTTTGATGCCCCGGAAGCACTGGTCAGCATCGGTCAACGATCAAGTACCACTATCGCCCCGCAGGCCCTGTTGTTCATGAATGCCGACTTTATCCGCGAGAGTGCGAAGTCCTTCGCCAAGCGGATCCAGCAGCAGCAACCCGACTCCATGGAACAGGCAGTCGCCGATGCCTACCTGATCGCATTAGGACGTCAGCCGACCGCCAGTGAAACGGCGATCTCAGTCGAATTTATCAAACAGCATGAGCAGTCCTATACCGCGGAAAAGAAGGCGGAACCGCGACTGCTGGCATTAACCGACTTCACACATGCGTTGCTCAGTACCAATGAATTTATCTATCCCAACTAA
- a CDS encoding DUF1501 domain-containing protein, whose amino-acid sequence MSQPITELPTISINQLLARRQLLKRAGSGIGTLGLLSLLQQEGLLETSQAAPAVRPNNPLAPKEPHMPAKAKAVIWLFINGGPSQVDTWDYKPELEKRDGVALEGFDNKTGFFQNAVGPLMKSPFKFKQYGESGKWVSDIFPHLSQHVDKMAFIHSGHTESNNHSPALFMMNCGVPKMGHPCVGSWVTYGLGSESDSLPAFVVMSDPLGRGLPKGHSLNWGAGFLPSVYQGTYLRPTGEPIDNLQPPPVLTNKGRQRSQLDLVKALNRQHLEQNEGDQELAARIESFELAYRMQSAAPEALDISQEPKHLQDQYGIGNKQCEHFAKQCLIARRMVERGTRFVQIYSGGMENQRSWDGHQDIKGNHSGFAGETDQPIAALLGDLEARGLLDETLVIWGGEFGRLPIAQKGANPGRDHNPHAFTTWMAGGGVKAGTTYGATDEIGFKAAENKVHVNDLHATILRLLGMDHEKLTYLYSGRRFRLTDVGGHVIDELIA is encoded by the coding sequence ATGTCACAACCCATCACAGAACTGCCAACCATTTCAATCAACCAGTTACTGGCCCGCCGACAGTTGCTCAAACGGGCCGGCAGCGGCATCGGTACCCTGGGCCTGCTCAGTCTGCTGCAACAGGAGGGGCTCCTGGAAACCAGCCAGGCCGCTCCGGCTGTGCGCCCCAACAATCCGCTGGCACCGAAGGAACCGCATATGCCCGCGAAAGCGAAAGCGGTCATCTGGCTGTTTATCAATGGTGGACCGAGCCAGGTTGATACATGGGATTATAAACCCGAACTGGAAAAGCGGGATGGTGTGGCCCTGGAAGGGTTTGACAACAAGACCGGCTTCTTTCAAAACGCGGTCGGACCTTTGATGAAAAGCCCCTTCAAATTCAAACAGTATGGCGAATCAGGCAAATGGGTCTCTGATATTTTCCCGCATCTCTCCCAGCATGTCGATAAGATGGCCTTCATTCACTCGGGGCATACGGAATCTAACAATCATAGCCCCGCGCTGTTCATGATGAATTGCGGCGTTCCTAAAATGGGGCATCCCTGTGTCGGTTCCTGGGTCACTTACGGACTGGGTTCCGAAAGCGACAGCCTGCCGGCTTTCGTGGTGATGTCCGATCCCCTGGGACGCGGACTCCCCAAAGGACACAGTCTGAACTGGGGCGCCGGTTTTCTGCCCAGCGTTTACCAGGGAACGTATCTCAGACCAACTGGTGAGCCCATCGATAACCTGCAACCCCCGCCGGTTTTAACCAACAAAGGACGCCAGCGTTCACAGCTCGACCTCGTGAAAGCACTTAATCGACAGCATCTGGAACAAAACGAAGGAGACCAGGAACTGGCGGCCCGCATCGAAAGTTTCGAGCTCGCCTATCGTATGCAGAGTGCGGCCCCCGAAGCACTGGATATCTCACAGGAACCGAAACACCTTCAGGATCAGTACGGGATTGGCAATAAACAGTGTGAGCATTTCGCAAAACAGTGTCTGATCGCGCGGCGGATGGTGGAACGGGGCACCCGCTTCGTGCAGATCTACTCCGGTGGGATGGAGAATCAACGGAGCTGGGACGGACACCAGGACATCAAAGGGAATCATAGTGGCTTCGCCGGCGAAACCGATCAGCCGATCGCCGCTCTCCTGGGCGACCTGGAAGCCCGCGGCCTGCTTGACGAAACGCTGGTGATCTGGGGTGGTGAATTTGGCCGTCTGCCGATCGCTCAGAAAGGGGCCAACCCGGGCCGCGATCACAATCCGCACGCGTTTACTACCTGGATGGCCGGCGGTGGCGTTAAAGCGGGAACGACATACGGAGCCACTGATGAAATCGGCTTCAAAGCAGCGGAGAACAAAGTGCATGTGAATGATCTGCATGCCACAATTCTACGACTGTTGGGAATGGATCATGAAAAACTGACCTACCTCTACAGCGGACGCCGGTTCCGCCTGACTGATGTGGGTGGTCACGTGATTGATGAATTGATTGCCTGA
- a CDS encoding sigma-70 family RNA polymerase sigma factor, translated as MDSNRETTGNPETTAGAVPDEHFVTQLARHHSLIRGFIGTLLPHQTDAEDVFQQTCLVLWRKWQTFDASQSFAAWACGIAFYEVKNFQRVQSRDRHYFSDEVLSLIAAQQNKSLPESEQRKQALQDCIQKLDNENRKLILDCYHGPQTIQEIADQLGRSRDAIYKKLARLRLKLMDCMQQSLPSTEAGS; from the coding sequence ATGGACTCAAACCGAGAAACAACCGGAAATCCTGAAACGACGGCAGGCGCCGTACCTGATGAGCATTTCGTCACTCAGCTGGCCCGGCATCACAGCCTGATCCGGGGCTTTATCGGTACGCTGCTTCCGCACCAGACCGATGCGGAAGATGTGTTCCAGCAGACCTGCCTGGTCCTGTGGCGGAAATGGCAGACCTTTGATGCGTCTCAGAGTTTTGCTGCCTGGGCCTGCGGGATCGCCTTCTACGAGGTGAAGAACTTCCAACGGGTTCAGAGTCGGGATCGACACTATTTCTCCGACGAAGTCCTCTCGCTGATCGCAGCTCAGCAGAACAAGTCGCTGCCTGAGTCAGAACAACGGAAACAGGCTCTGCAGGACTGCATTCAGAAACTGGACAATGAGAACCGAAAACTGATTCTCGACTGCTACCATGGCCCACAGACGATTCAGGAAATTGCTGATCAGCTGGGCCGCTCCCGCGATGCGATCTACAAAAAGCTCGCCCGTCTGCGTCTGAAACTCATGGACTGCATGCAGCAGTCACTACCATCCACGGAGGCAGGCTCATGA
- a CDS encoding AraC family transcriptional regulator, with protein sequence MQDPQKFRDDFLKRLDNKLHLEELFNYIPDAYFFAKDAQGRFINISRAWMDVRAIPREEDIIGKTDFDIHPQDLAEQYVAEDQRVMESGTPLPNQVWLIPDRQGNLKWYLCSKIPLFGDGGKVIGVAGVLRDIKVAGSEFQSYQELDQVIAYVLEHYQERIQISELADLIFLSVSQLDRKFKKLYQITPQKYILRVRINAACQLLTRTEKRVSEIALESGFYDQSYFTKQFVNLMGLSPSEYRKRFRQETEMA encoded by the coding sequence ATGCAAGATCCTCAGAAATTCCGTGACGATTTCCTGAAACGCCTTGACAATAAACTCCATCTGGAAGAACTCTTCAACTACATTCCCGATGCTTATTTCTTTGCCAAGGACGCACAGGGACGTTTTATCAATATCAGTCGTGCCTGGATGGATGTGCGAGCGATTCCCCGCGAGGAAGACATCATCGGCAAGACCGATTTCGACATCCATCCCCAGGATCTCGCAGAACAATACGTGGCTGAAGATCAGCGGGTGATGGAATCTGGTACTCCACTTCCCAACCAGGTCTGGTTAATTCCCGATCGCCAGGGAAATCTGAAATGGTATCTCTGCAGTAAGATTCCCCTGTTCGGCGATGGTGGCAAGGTGATTGGCGTGGCCGGCGTGCTACGCGACATCAAAGTTGCCGGCTCCGAATTTCAGTCTTACCAGGAACTCGACCAGGTCATTGCCTATGTTCTGGAACATTACCAGGAACGCATCCAGATTTCCGAACTGGCCGATCTGATCTTTCTCTCGGTCAGTCAGCTCGATCGGAAATTTAAAAAGCTGTATCAGATTACTCCTCAAAAATATATTCTGCGGGTTCGCATTAATGCCGCCTGTCAGCTGCTGACGCGAACCGAAAAACGGGTGTCCGAAATCGCCCTCGAATCCGGCTTTTACGATCAGAGTTATTTTACCAAACAGTTTGTCAACCTGATGGGGCTCTCTCCTTCCGAGTACCGTAAACGTTTTCGGCAGGAGACGGAGATGGCCTGA